A single window of Eucalyptus grandis isolate ANBG69807.140 chromosome 1, ASM1654582v1, whole genome shotgun sequence DNA harbors:
- the LOC104440602 gene encoding expansin-B3 → MQQRRRGSPSSSSSSSAAALLLGRLWLLLVLGAATTSASAQVKKRVPNARWKPATATWYGSPDGDGSDGGACGYGSMVDVRPLRARVGAVSPVLFKNGEGCGACYKVKCLDRGICSRRAVTIIVTDECPGGYCSGGNTHFDLSGAAFGRMAIAGEAGPLRNRGVLPVQYRRTPCKYPGKNIAFHVNEGSTDYWLSLLVEFEDGDGDVGSMHIRPASSSEWIEMKHLWGANWCIIGGPLQGPFSVKLTSLSTNRTLSARDVIPGNWSPKATYTSRLNFF, encoded by the exons ATGCAGCAGCGCCGCCGCggctccccctcctcctcctcctcctcctccgccgccgccctgCTCCTCGGCCGGCTCTGGCTCCTGCTGGTGCTGGGGGCGGCGACGACGAGTGCGTCCGCGCAGGTGAAGAAGCGAGTGCCCAACGCGCGGTGGAAGCCCGCCACGGCCACCTGGTACGGCAGCCCCGACGGCGACGGCAGCGATG GTGGGGCGTGCGGGTACGGGTCGATGGTGGACGTGAGGCCGCTGCGGGCCCGGGTCGGGGCGGTGAGCCCGGTGCTGTTCAAGAACGGCGAGGGCTGCGGGGCGTGCTACAAGGTGAAGTGCCTGGACCGGGGCATCTGCTCCCGGAGGGCCGTCACCATCATCGTCACCGACGAGTGCCCCGGCGGGTACTGCTCCGGAGGGAACACCCACTTCGACCTCAGCGGCGCCGCCTTCGGCCGCATGGCGatcgccggcgaggccggcccgcTCCGCAACCGGGGAGTCCTCCCCGTCCAGTACCGGAG GACGCCGTGCAAGTATCCAGGCAAGAACATAGCCTTCCACGTGAATGAGGGCTCCACGGACTACTGGCTCTCGCTCTTGGTCGAATTCGAGGATGGAGATGGCGACGTGGGTTCCATGCACATTAGGCCc GCGAGTTCGAGCGAGTGGATAGAGATGAAGCACTTGTGGGGGGCGAACTGGTGCATCATCGGGGGTCCTCTGCAAGGCCCCTTCTCGGTGAAGCTGACCTCATTGTCGACCAACAGAACGCTCTCGGCCAGAGACGTGATCCCGGGGAACTGGTCTCCCAAAGCCACTTACACTTCTCGCCTCAATTTCTTCTAA